Proteins encoded within one genomic window of [Enterobacter] lignolyticus SCF1:
- a CDS encoding HAL/PAL/TAL family ammonia-lyase translates to MSGGVQWGDAPLRWQEVAQVARGNAPLTLSENAWQRISQGRAIVQHIIDAGQVAYGINTGLGALCNITLAQEQLSQLSRNTLLSHACGVGPLLDEAQTRAIICAAVANYSHGKSGISCAIVEQLLAFLNLRITPQVPSQGSVGYLTHMAHIGLALMGVGEVSWQGRVLPAAQALEEAGLAPITPGAKEGLSLVNGTPCMTGLACLALDDAAKLLDWADVTGAMSFEALRGQTAAFDEEILALKASPGLQHSGHRLRQLLADSQLLAESQGVRTQDALSLRSMPQVHGACRDQFAHAQRQVDTELNACTDNPLIIGTLDNWRVVSQAHPHGESVAMACDILAIAMAELGAIAERRLDRLVNPLVSGLPAFLVTRPGVNSGMMIAQYVAASLCAENKQLAQPAVLDNFVTSALQEDHLSLGTGAALKLHRLNGNLYQILGIEYLLAAQGLEFHRIDTLAPGTRRALALLRETVPTWEDDRWLAPEIAKAVAALKRHATEEVM, encoded by the coding sequence ATGAGCGGCGGCGTGCAGTGGGGCGACGCCCCGTTACGCTGGCAGGAGGTCGCACAGGTGGCGAGAGGCAACGCGCCGCTGACCTTAAGCGAGAACGCCTGGCAGCGCATTTCGCAGGGCCGGGCAATCGTCCAGCACATTATCGATGCCGGACAGGTGGCCTACGGCATCAACACCGGGCTTGGCGCCCTGTGTAACATCACGCTTGCGCAAGAGCAGCTCAGCCAACTGTCGCGCAATACGCTGTTAAGCCATGCCTGCGGCGTAGGGCCGCTGCTTGATGAGGCGCAAACCCGGGCGATTATCTGTGCGGCGGTGGCGAACTACAGCCACGGCAAATCCGGGATCTCGTGCGCCATCGTGGAACAACTGTTGGCCTTTCTCAATCTGCGTATCACCCCGCAGGTGCCGTCGCAGGGGTCCGTCGGCTATCTGACCCATATGGCGCATATCGGTCTGGCGCTGATGGGGGTTGGCGAGGTGAGCTGGCAGGGCCGGGTGCTGCCTGCCGCCCAGGCGCTGGAAGAGGCCGGGCTGGCGCCAATTACGCCCGGCGCTAAAGAGGGGCTTAGCCTGGTCAACGGCACTCCCTGTATGACCGGGCTGGCCTGCCTGGCGCTGGACGATGCCGCAAAGCTGCTGGACTGGGCGGATGTGACTGGCGCGATGAGCTTTGAAGCGCTGCGCGGACAGACCGCCGCGTTTGATGAAGAGATCCTGGCGTTAAAAGCCAGCCCCGGGCTGCAGCACAGCGGCCATCGCCTGCGACAGCTGCTGGCGGACAGCCAGCTGCTGGCAGAAAGCCAGGGCGTTCGTACCCAGGACGCGCTCAGCCTGCGCTCCATGCCGCAGGTGCACGGCGCCTGTCGCGATCAGTTTGCTCATGCGCAGCGGCAGGTCGACACCGAACTGAATGCCTGTACTGACAACCCGCTGATTATCGGCACGCTGGACAACTGGCGGGTAGTGTCGCAGGCGCATCCTCATGGCGAATCGGTGGCGATGGCCTGCGATATCCTCGCTATCGCCATGGCGGAGCTGGGGGCGATTGCCGAACGGCGGCTCGACCGGCTGGTTAACCCGCTGGTCAGCGGGCTGCCCGCCTTCCTGGTGACCCGTCCGGGGGTGAATTCCGGAATGATGATTGCCCAGTACGTCGCGGCGTCGCTGTGCGCGGAAAACAAACAGCTCGCGCAGCCGGCGGTGCTGGATAACTTTGTGACGTCGGCCCTGCAGGAAGATCACTTAAGCCTCGGCACCGGCGCAGCGCTCAAGCTGCACCGGCTGAACGGCAATCTGTACCAGATCCTCGGGATTGAGTATCTGCTTGCCGCGCAGGGGCTGGAGTTCCACCGCATCGACACGCTGGCGCCGGGCACGCGTCGGGCGCTGGCGCTGCTGCGGGAAACGGTGCCGACCTGGGAGGACGATCGCTGGCTGGCGCCGGAGATAGCGAAAGCGGTTGCGGCCCTTAAGCGCCACGCCACGGAAGAGGTGATGTAG
- a CDS encoding HutD family protein: MITSFTLASLPVTRWQNGAGETREIVRVAAADAPFLWRASIATLQADGPFSRFDGVDRVIVLLEGAPLWLRGGNIEHRLEPGVPWAFAGEWPLASEGIVAPGMDFNIMTQRHLASAQVDIATTAQRPEAEGVACVLKGRWQMAGADHHAGGGIWWQEESPGDLVPLTADASLILTTIRRVSGR; this comes from the coding sequence ATGATTACGTCCTTCACTCTGGCCTCGTTACCCGTTACGCGCTGGCAGAACGGCGCCGGTGAAACGCGGGAAATTGTCCGCGTCGCCGCCGCTGACGCGCCTTTTCTCTGGCGCGCCAGCATCGCCACGCTGCAGGCTGACGGCCCGTTTTCACGCTTTGACGGTGTAGACCGGGTGATTGTTCTGCTGGAAGGCGCCCCGCTGTGGCTGCGGGGCGGAAATATTGAGCATCGACTGGAGCCCGGCGTACCGTGGGCCTTTGCCGGGGAGTGGCCGCTGGCCAGTGAAGGGATTGTCGCTCCGGGGATGGATTTTAACATTATGACGCAGCGCCACCTCGCCAGCGCGCAGGTGGACATTGCCACCACCGCGCAGCGTCCGGAAGCGGAGGGTGTTGCCTGTGTGTTAAAAGGACGCTGGCAGATGGCCGGTGCCGACCATCATGCGGGGGGCGGTATCTGGTGGCAGGAGGAGTCGCCCGGCGACCTCGTGCCGCTCACGGCGGATGCGTCGCTTATCCTGACGACTATCCGCCGCGTCAGCGGCCGCTAG
- the dbpA gene encoding ATP-dependent RNA helicase DbpA, with translation MTSFAELNALPEEQLNNLNELGYQTMTPVQAATLPAILAGKDVRAQAKTGSGKTAAFGLGLLQHIDASQFITQSLVLCPTRELADQVASALRKLARFMPNIKVLTLCGGLPFSVQRDSLTHAPHIIVATPGRLLDHLKKETVSLDALQTLVLDEADRMLDMGFADALDEVIAWAPEKRQTLLFSATWPAEIAAISRRIQRDPLTIEIDTVDELPAVEQRFYEVSRSGKIGLLQTLLSQHQPASCVVFCNTKKDCQAVCDALSDSNQSVLALHGDMEQRDRDQTLVRFANGSSRVLVATDVAARGLDIKALEMVINYELSWDPEVHVHRIGRTARAGERGLAISLCAPEEAQRANALEEMLNVKLDWQPLPNGVRIAPLEAAMATLCIDGGKKAKMRPGDILGALTGELGLDGADIGKIDIHPIHAYVAVRQSVARHAWKQLQQGKIKGKTVKVRLLK, from the coding sequence GTGACATCGTTTGCTGAACTTAACGCCCTCCCTGAAGAACAACTCAACAACCTTAATGAGCTGGGCTACCAGACCATGACGCCGGTTCAGGCGGCGACGCTGCCGGCCATTCTGGCGGGAAAAGATGTCCGCGCGCAGGCCAAAACCGGCAGCGGTAAGACCGCGGCGTTTGGTCTTGGCCTGCTGCAGCATATTGATGCCAGCCAGTTTATCACCCAGTCGCTGGTGCTGTGCCCGACCCGCGAGCTGGCCGACCAGGTGGCGAGCGCGCTGCGCAAGCTGGCCCGCTTTATGCCGAATATTAAAGTGCTGACGCTGTGCGGCGGCCTGCCGTTCAGCGTGCAGCGCGACTCGCTGACCCATGCGCCGCACATCATTGTGGCGACGCCCGGAAGGCTGCTCGATCACCTGAAAAAAGAGACCGTCAGCCTGGACGCGCTGCAAACGCTGGTGCTGGATGAGGCGGACCGGATGCTGGATATGGGCTTTGCCGACGCGCTTGACGAGGTGATCGCCTGGGCGCCGGAGAAGCGTCAGACGCTGCTGTTTTCCGCCACCTGGCCTGCGGAGATCGCCGCGATCAGCCGCCGTATTCAGCGCGATCCGCTGACCATTGAAATCGATACCGTTGATGAACTGCCGGCGGTGGAGCAGCGTTTTTACGAGGTCTCCCGCAGCGGCAAGATCGGCCTGCTGCAGACGCTGCTGAGCCAGCATCAGCCTGCCTCCTGCGTGGTGTTCTGCAATACCAAAAAAGACTGTCAGGCAGTATGCGATGCGCTAAGCGACAGCAACCAGAGCGTGCTGGCGCTGCACGGCGATATGGAACAGCGCGATCGCGACCAGACGCTGGTGCGTTTCGCCAACGGCAGCAGCCGGGTGCTGGTGGCCACCGACGTTGCGGCCCGCGGCCTGGATATTAAGGCCCTTGAGATGGTTATCAACTACGAGCTCTCCTGGGACCCTGAGGTTCACGTGCATCGCATCGGCCGTACCGCCCGCGCCGGTGAACGCGGGCTGGCGATAAGCCTTTGCGCCCCGGAAGAGGCCCAGCGCGCCAACGCGCTGGAAGAGATGCTCAACGTTAAGCTTGACTGGCAGCCGCTGCCGAACGGCGTGCGCATCGCGCCGCTGGAGGCCGCGATGGCGACCCTGTGCATCGACGGCGGGAAAAAAGCCAAAATGCGCCCGGGCGATATCCTTGGCGCGCTCACCGGCGAGCTAGGGCTGGACGGCGCGGACATCGGTAAAATCGATATCCATCCGATCCATGCGTATGTTGCCGTACGCCAGTCGGTTGCCCGTCATGCCTGGAAACAGCTGCAGCAGGGCAAAATCAAAGGTAAAACCGTCAAGGTACGGCTGCTGAAATAA
- a CDS encoding ABC transporter permease, translating to MLIDVAFLSDTFLKLSAALPVTLGLFISAFVCGGILAVGVLAMRMSRWPLLSGFAKGYILVFRGSPLLIQLFLIYYGLGQFGVIRHSFLWPLLREPFICAVLALSLCTAAYTAEILRGALLAVPPGQIEAGQACGMSRFLLLRRIIAPVMLRYALPAYSTEAILLVKSTALASLVTVWDVTGVAQQIIQRTYRTMEVFLCAAAIYLLLNFIIVQLYALLERKLTPHIRHAAGNVSLKPVTKGE from the coding sequence ATGTTGATCGACGTTGCCTTTCTCAGCGACACCTTTTTAAAACTCAGCGCGGCGCTGCCGGTAACGCTCGGGCTGTTTATCAGCGCCTTTGTGTGCGGCGGGATCCTCGCGGTCGGCGTGCTGGCGATGCGCATGAGCCGCTGGCCGCTGCTGAGCGGCTTTGCAAAAGGCTACATCCTGGTCTTTCGCGGCTCGCCGCTGCTGATCCAGCTTTTTCTTATCTACTACGGCCTGGGACAGTTCGGCGTTATCCGCCACAGCTTCCTGTGGCCGCTGCTGCGCGAACCGTTTATCTGCGCGGTGCTGGCGCTGTCGCTGTGTACTGCGGCCTATACCGCGGAGATTCTGCGCGGCGCGCTGCTGGCGGTGCCGCCCGGGCAAATAGAGGCCGGCCAGGCCTGCGGGATGTCGCGCTTTCTGCTGCTGCGGCGCATTATCGCGCCGGTGATGCTGCGCTATGCGCTGCCGGCGTATTCCACCGAGGCCATTCTGCTGGTGAAATCCACCGCGCTGGCAAGCCTGGTGACGGTCTGGGATGTGACCGGGGTGGCCCAGCAGATTATTCAGCGCACCTACCGGACGATGGAGGTGTTTCTCTGCGCCGCCGCCATCTACCTGCTCCTCAACTTTATCATTGTGCAGCTCTACGCCCTGCTGGAGCGTAAGCTGACGCCGCATATTCGCCACGCGGCGGGCAACGTTTCACTCAAGCCTGTTACCAAAGGAGAATAG
- a CDS encoding ABC transporter permease — translation MMGLLSFGENGWGTLILSATLTTLLLSLAALAVGAVVGGAVAAAKLSPHAPVRWFGAAYSVVFRGIPELLVIYLFYFGGSGLISWIGHLFGADGFIEVPPFLIGALAIGLISASYQGEVYRAARLALASGEVEAAVAIGMPRWRICSRIMLPQIVRYALPGLSNVWQMSLKDSALVSVTGIAELMRASQIAAGSTREYFLFYLIGGSCYLILTLLSNRAFIRAETRLNRAWQRRSAAQA, via the coding sequence ATGATGGGCCTGCTGAGCTTTGGTGAAAACGGCTGGGGAACCTTAATTCTCAGCGCGACGCTGACCACGCTGCTGCTGTCGCTGGCGGCCCTGGCGGTTGGGGCGGTGGTCGGCGGCGCAGTCGCCGCCGCGAAGCTGTCGCCGCACGCGCCGGTGCGCTGGTTCGGCGCGGCGTATTCGGTGGTGTTTCGCGGCATTCCTGAACTGCTGGTGATTTACCTGTTCTACTTTGGCGGTTCCGGGCTTATCTCGTGGATAGGCCACCTGTTCGGCGCCGACGGTTTTATTGAAGTGCCGCCGTTTTTGATAGGCGCGCTGGCGATAGGCCTGATTTCGGCATCCTACCAGGGGGAAGTCTACCGGGCGGCGCGTCTGGCGCTGGCCTCGGGCGAGGTCGAGGCGGCAGTGGCTATCGGCATGCCGCGCTGGCGGATCTGCAGCCGCATTATGCTGCCGCAGATCGTGCGCTACGCGCTGCCCGGGCTGTCAAACGTCTGGCAGATGAGCCTGAAGGATTCGGCGTTGGTCTCGGTGACCGGCATTGCGGAGCTGATGCGCGCCAGCCAGATAGCCGCAGGCTCAACCCGTGAATACTTCCTGTTCTATCTCATTGGCGGGAGCTGCTATCTGATCCTCACGCTGCTGTCTAACCGGGCGTTCATTCGGGCCGAAACCCGGCTGAACCGCGCCTGGCAGCGCCGCAGCGCGGCGCAGGCCTAA
- a CDS encoding helix-turn-helix domain-containing protein — translation MYSDLFSLDERVRTAQVNLGNEITNHSARVKIMASARQRLSFKNNDDPLVYYLISGEIELCNINNNLIIANINHSAVLGLSTIFSACECCYIKAVSDIELSCMKLSDLVALVEDKLLWKDVSAILTWYLSIYYVRDELASKTSSYGIVKTYLEMLWEQHRESLDEISIFDFILNRAAVSRSSLNKILKELSDGGYVKINRGRLVYLKKLPPGY, via the coding sequence ATGTACAGTGATTTGTTTTCCCTTGATGAGCGGGTTCGTACAGCCCAGGTCAACTTGGGAAACGAGATAACAAACCATTCTGCAAGAGTAAAGATAATGGCCTCGGCAAGGCAGCGGCTGAGCTTTAAAAACAATGATGACCCTCTGGTTTATTATTTGATATCGGGCGAAATTGAGTTATGTAATATTAATAATAACCTGATTATTGCCAACATTAATCACTCGGCTGTTTTAGGTTTGTCAACGATATTCTCAGCCTGTGAGTGCTGCTATATCAAAGCGGTCTCTGACATTGAGTTGTCATGTATGAAACTCTCTGACCTTGTAGCATTAGTCGAAGATAAACTGCTCTGGAAAGATGTCTCAGCGATTCTTACATGGTATCTAAGTATTTATTATGTCAGGGATGAACTGGCTTCTAAAACAAGTAGTTATGGTATTGTGAAAACCTACCTTGAGATGTTATGGGAGCAGCACCGTGAGAGCCTGGATGAGATCTCTATCTTTGATTTTATTTTGAACCGAGCCGCAGTGTCGCGCAGTTCGCTTAACAAGATCCTCAAGGAGTTGTCCGATGGTGGGTATGTTAAAATAAACAGAGGGCGCCTTGTTTATCTGAAAAAACTGCCGCCAGGCTATTAA
- a CDS encoding ABC transporter ATP-binding protein: MHDTRPVTLSVSEIHKSFGALEVLKGISIQANKGDVISILGASGSGKSTLLRCINLLETPDSGVVSVGGETIEMKRHARGHQLAANPKQIERLRSRLGMVFQSFNLWSHMTVLQNVIEGPHYVLKRNKRECIEQAEKLLDRVGLLNRKDFYPAQLSGGQQQRVAIARALAMDPEVMLFDEPTSALDPELVGEVLKVMRSLAEEGRTMLVVTHELGFARHVSNRVVFMHQGNIDCEGAPDDLFGAQGSARFKQFISSHHQPGQSV; encoded by the coding sequence ATGCACGACACACGCCCTGTGACCCTGTCGGTCAGCGAGATCCACAAATCCTTTGGCGCGCTGGAGGTGCTGAAAGGTATCTCGATTCAGGCGAATAAAGGCGACGTTATTTCTATTCTCGGCGCCAGCGGCTCCGGCAAAAGCACCCTGTTGCGCTGCATTAATCTGCTGGAGACGCCGGATTCCGGCGTGGTCAGCGTCGGCGGCGAAACGATAGAGATGAAGCGCCACGCGCGCGGCCATCAGCTGGCGGCAAATCCGAAACAAATAGAGCGCCTGCGCTCCCGGCTGGGGATGGTGTTTCAAAGCTTTAACCTGTGGTCGCATATGACGGTGCTGCAAAACGTGATTGAAGGCCCGCATTACGTGCTAAAACGCAATAAGCGCGAGTGCATTGAGCAGGCGGAAAAGCTGCTCGACCGCGTCGGCTTACTGAACCGCAAAGATTTTTATCCGGCCCAGCTGTCGGGCGGCCAGCAGCAGCGGGTGGCCATCGCCCGCGCGCTGGCGATGGATCCGGAAGTGATGCTGTTTGATGAGCCGACCTCGGCGCTGGATCCGGAACTGGTGGGCGAGGTGCTTAAGGTAATGCGCAGCCTGGCGGAAGAGGGACGCACGATGCTGGTCGTCACCCACGAGCTCGGTTTTGCCCGCCATGTTTCCAACCGCGTGGTGTTTATGCATCAGGGGAATATCGATTGTGAAGGCGCGCCGGACGACCTTTTCGGCGCCCAGGGCTCAGCGCGTTTCAAACAGTTTATCTCCAGCCACCATCAGCCGGGGCAGTCCGTATGA
- a CDS encoding transporter substrate-binding domain-containing protein, whose protein sequence is MKQRITFRQACLTTLLSGLLLCGGAASAKEWKSITIATEGGYEPWNLTLPGGKLSGFEPELMENLCQRMAIECKLVVQNWDGMIAGLNAGKYDVIMDAIVITPDRKKVVTFTVPYASTPASFIAVKGTLLPPATGAGHIIKLHDDEKEIQAAIAPLKAALKGKTIGIASGTVYTPFIDKYFKDVAEVREYNSSADAILDLQAERIDAVFDDITFANSTLSRPENSNLNFSGPQLSGPIWGDGEAMGVRHSDTDLKAKLDAAIQAALADGTVKKLSEKWFKSDVTP, encoded by the coding sequence ATGAAGCAGCGCATTACATTTCGCCAGGCCTGTCTGACAACCCTGCTTTCAGGGCTATTACTTTGCGGCGGCGCCGCCAGCGCAAAAGAATGGAAATCGATAACCATCGCCACGGAAGGGGGATATGAGCCCTGGAACCTGACGCTGCCGGGGGGCAAACTGAGCGGCTTTGAGCCCGAGCTGATGGAGAATTTGTGTCAGCGTATGGCTATCGAGTGCAAGCTGGTAGTGCAAAACTGGGATGGCATGATAGCCGGGCTTAACGCGGGCAAATACGACGTCATTATGGACGCTATCGTCATCACGCCGGATCGGAAGAAGGTGGTGACGTTTACGGTTCCTTATGCCTCCACGCCAGCTTCCTTCATCGCCGTAAAAGGCACGCTGCTGCCGCCTGCCACCGGCGCCGGACATATCATCAAGCTGCATGATGACGAAAAAGAGATTCAGGCGGCCATTGCGCCTCTGAAGGCGGCGCTGAAGGGTAAAACCATCGGTATCGCGTCCGGCACCGTTTATACCCCGTTCATCGATAAGTATTTCAAGGATGTCGCCGAGGTGCGCGAGTACAACAGCTCCGCCGACGCCATTCTGGACCTGCAGGCGGAGCGCATCGATGCCGTCTTTGACGACATTACCTTCGCAAACTCTACGCTGTCGCGCCCGGAAAACAGCAATCTGAACTTTAGCGGCCCGCAGCTGAGCGGCCCGATCTGGGGCGACGGCGAGGCGATGGGCGTGCGCCACAGCGACACCGACCTTAAAGCGAAGCTGGACGCCGCCATTCAGGCTGCGCTGGCGGACGGCACAGTGAAAAAGCTGAGCGAAAAATGGTTTAAGAGCGACGTAACGCCGTAA